The Sediminispirochaeta smaragdinae DSM 11293 genome has a segment encoding these proteins:
- a CDS encoding ABC transporter permease, whose amino-acid sequence MKRAEATLLMVRHFSERFTESILLIILVALGVGVASSAIALASRTWQWSRQILDVPEYREIVVGMRDEADAMQRAAIRSVSAVGSPLTTADLSIAKSIPAITHAYVEHRSMIHFINDASVRREASTPRCGKSDLANARNDSSIIIAEQEEAKGYEVTPQFFAARTLEAMLGSLFSDKACEEGAQVIVLGKNLAEELTRQSRNGAPPSLLIGKKLLTYEGYLTVIGILKEAGNRYDEIFFLPWQDKKVLPPPQLRFAVASPHQIEEACAQLSAWFSRSATEGIVCFNPRHAVEHLVKRNRGISLLILFLSFSGLFMSAVNVGNIFMGRGMRMREKFGILMALGASQKEVLRLLSVETLVITLSGALLSLTFSAPLSRSMLQAIGIEGASSVFPAYGTLVSWLFILAFSFIPAYQNAMVRPTDAMRVR is encoded by the coding sequence ATGAAAAGAGCAGAGGCGACCCTTTTGATGGTCCGACATTTTTCAGAACGTTTCACGGAATCGATTCTGCTGATCATTCTGGTTGCTTTGGGCGTAGGGGTTGCCTCTTCGGCTATTGCTCTTGCTTCCAGGACCTGGCAATGGTCCAGGCAGATTTTAGATGTTCCCGAATATCGAGAAATCGTCGTCGGCATGAGAGACGAGGCCGATGCGATGCAGAGGGCAGCAATTCGTTCTGTATCTGCAGTAGGCTCCCCTCTTACAACGGCGGATCTCTCGATCGCAAAATCTATCCCGGCGATCACGCATGCGTATGTGGAACATCGGTCGATGATACATTTTATCAATGATGCTTCGGTAAGGCGGGAGGCATCAACACCAAGGTGCGGGAAAAGTGATTTGGCTAATGCAAGAAATGATAGCTCCATCATTATTGCGGAACAGGAAGAGGCGAAGGGCTATGAAGTAACCCCGCAGTTCTTTGCCGCGAGAACATTGGAAGCTATGTTGGGCTCTCTTTTTTCCGATAAAGCGTGTGAAGAGGGGGCACAGGTAATCGTTTTGGGAAAAAACTTAGCCGAAGAGCTCACCCGGCAATCCAGAAACGGGGCCCCACCCTCCCTTCTCATTGGTAAGAAACTATTAACATACGAAGGCTACCTGACGGTCATAGGTATTCTGAAAGAGGCGGGAAACCGATATGACGAAATTTTCTTTCTCCCTTGGCAGGATAAAAAGGTACTTCCTCCCCCTCAACTACGATTTGCCGTGGCTTCACCACATCAGATCGAGGAGGCTTGCGCACAGCTTTCCGCTTGGTTTTCACGATCGGCGACAGAAGGTATCGTCTGTTTTAATCCAAGGCATGCAGTAGAGCATCTTGTCAAGCGCAACAGGGGCATCAGCCTGCTTATATTATTTCTTTCGTTTTCGGGGCTTTTTATGTCGGCGGTCAATGTCGGTAATATTTTCATGGGCAGGGGAATGAGGATGAGAGAAAAGTTTGGTATTCTCATGGCCCTGGGAGCATCTCAGAAGGAGGTTCTGCGCCTGTTGAGCGTCGAAACCCTTGTCATCACACTATCGGGAGCCCTCCTTAGTCTCACCTTTTCCGCCCCTCTTTCGCGATCGATGCTGCAAGCGATAGGGATCGAAGGAGCATCATCGGTGTTTCCGGCCTATGGAACCCTCGTCTCCTGGCTCTTTATTCTGGCCTTCTCTTTCATACCAGCCTATCAGAATGCTATGGTCCGCCCGACTGATGCCATGAGAGTAAGATAG
- a CDS encoding ABC transporter ATP-binding protein, producing the protein MLLVDLRHIGKAYKVGDTNIEALRDISFSIGRGEYVAIMGPSGSGKSTILHILGILDTATSGTYLFEKYDITTLSDREQARIRNRHFGFIFQRFNLFSELSAMENVMLPMGYAGLSKPQRKERAGELLVEVGLENRMNHRPTMLSGGEQQRVAIARALSNGPDVILADEPTGNLSTDAGEEIIQLLETFHRRGVTIVMVTHNPSQAARTERIIQIKDGRLHSDTRQGGSR; encoded by the coding sequence ATGTTGTTGGTCGATTTAAGACACATAGGAAAGGCTTACAAAGTCGGAGATACGAACATCGAAGCGCTCAGGGATATCTCCTTTTCTATCGGTCGTGGAGAGTATGTTGCCATTATGGGTCCCTCGGGATCGGGGAAGTCGACGATCCTCCATATCCTCGGAATCCTCGATACCGCCACCTCCGGCACGTATCTATTTGAAAAATATGATATAACGACACTCTCCGACCGAGAGCAGGCAAGGATACGGAACCGCCATTTCGGATTCATCTTCCAACGGTTCAATCTTTTTTCCGAACTAAGCGCCATGGAAAATGTGATGCTTCCCATGGGATATGCAGGCCTTTCAAAGCCACAGCGCAAGGAGAGGGCCGGCGAATTACTGGTTGAGGTAGGTCTCGAGAACAGAATGAATCATAGACCGACCATGCTCAGCGGAGGAGAGCAACAGAGGGTCGCCATTGCCCGGGCACTATCGAACGGTCCCGACGTGATCCTCGCCGACGAACCCACCGGAAACCTGTCTACCGATGCTGGTGAAGAGATTATTCAGCTTCTTGAAACCTTTCACCGGCGGGGAGTCACCATCGTAATGGTGACACACAACCCTTCCCAGGCTGCACGAACGGAAAGGATAATCCAGATCAAAGACGGCAGGCTCCATAGTGACACACGGCAAGGCGGAAGCCGCTGA
- a CDS encoding sensor histidine kinase yields the protein MRNKRIGRIRSGLLIAAIVVMLSIIGTLQHRWFKRAAVGELARSYRSISTLVIRTAAREFQRFNPLFDALQSEHGAIEAIVEKQWLLYGPKGAVVELFDSISWLDTAAPQELHSYQGPEAGWSLIHDPLFFASLPFSVSGNIRKEGMAFDYQGNSWFVMPGNKKGRLVMIRFNADAFFSKHVEPAIALALPEFRISWMDFEEMRERNLSFKFNWGWDDRISFRPLESLLGFSKAPREIAIFVPLVYDREDRRPEPGPGRFAVIESLNGPVTGDLEHTLAMNWFLGMLLLAGVGGGFIVLVLQMKRLSLLRSQEREFVASISHELRTPLSVIRSAADNLSSGIVPPERFDTYCSLISGQVDRLGGMIEEVLLYSGMESRLAAGRRQNSERPLLFAPFFQNLEHELSQLASEYGKSLELRSSGLPQGAVTDSEALAMIIRNLVINAVYHAWKREEEGTVIVTARLQVPRSLVFTVEDDGRGIEPKEQRRIFDPFYRDKISREAQEQGSGLGLFLASKRAHLLGGTLRVESPRILIDGRKASGTKFVLVIPWVPYEEEEDEQHFDH from the coding sequence ATGAGAAATAAGCGCATCGGACGAATTCGGAGCGGCTTGCTGATAGCCGCTATCGTCGTCATGCTTTCCATTATCGGAACTCTTCAGCATCGGTGGTTTAAACGTGCTGCCGTTGGTGAGTTGGCCCGAAGTTACCGTTCGATTTCCACCCTCGTCATACGAACAGCCGCCAGAGAGTTTCAGCGTTTCAATCCGCTCTTTGATGCACTTCAATCCGAGCATGGCGCGATAGAGGCGATAGTGGAAAAGCAGTGGTTGCTATACGGTCCGAAAGGCGCCGTCGTCGAGCTCTTTGATTCCATTTCATGGCTTGATACCGCCGCTCCACAAGAGCTTCATTCATATCAGGGGCCTGAAGCGGGATGGTCGCTTATCCACGATCCCCTCTTTTTTGCTTCGCTTCCTTTTTCTGTTTCTGGTAACATCCGGAAAGAGGGAATGGCTTTCGACTATCAGGGAAACAGCTGGTTCGTTATGCCGGGAAACAAAAAAGGCAGGCTGGTCATGATTCGATTCAATGCCGATGCCTTTTTTTCGAAGCATGTGGAACCTGCAATAGCTCTTGCTTTGCCCGAGTTCAGAATTTCCTGGATGGATTTTGAAGAGATGCGGGAGAGAAATCTTTCTTTTAAATTCAACTGGGGCTGGGATGATCGGATTTCCTTTCGGCCTTTGGAAAGTTTGCTCGGCTTTTCGAAAGCGCCACGTGAGATAGCCATTTTTGTTCCGCTGGTCTATGACCGGGAAGATCGGCGTCCGGAGCCGGGGCCTGGACGATTTGCCGTTATCGAGTCCCTCAACGGTCCCGTTACCGGGGATCTCGAACACACCCTTGCGATGAATTGGTTCCTCGGGATGCTTCTGCTCGCCGGTGTGGGAGGCGGTTTTATTGTTCTGGTCCTTCAGATGAAGCGGCTGAGTCTCTTGCGTTCCCAGGAGCGGGAATTTGTCGCATCGATAAGTCATGAACTCCGTACTCCTCTCTCCGTGATCCGCTCTGCCGCCGATAATCTCTCCAGCGGTATCGTTCCACCCGAGAGATTCGATACCTACTGCTCGCTTATTTCCGGCCAGGTCGATCGGCTCGGTGGCATGATCGAGGAGGTGCTGCTCTATTCCGGTATGGAAAGCAGATTAGCTGCCGGACGCCGGCAAAACAGTGAGAGGCCCCTTCTTTTTGCCCCTTTTTTTCAGAATCTGGAACATGAACTTTCCCAGCTTGCCTCCGAGTACGGGAAAAGCCTGGAACTGAGAAGCAGCGGACTGCCACAAGGAGCCGTTACCGATTCCGAAGCCCTTGCCATGATTATCAGGAACCTGGTCATCAATGCGGTGTATCATGCCTGGAAGCGAGAGGAGGAGGGAACCGTGATTGTCACTGCTCGCTTACAGGTGCCTCGAAGTCTTGTCTTTACCGTTGAGGATGACGGCAGAGGAATAGAACCCAAGGAGCAAAGGCGTATTTTTGATCCCTTTTATCGTGATAAAATAAGCAGAGAGGCGCAGGAACAGGGATCTGGGCTTGGCCTGTTCTTAGCGTCTAAAAGGGCCCATTTATTGGGAGGAACGCTTCGTGTCGAAAGCCCTAGAATATTAATCGACGGACGCAAAGCATCCGGGACCAAATTTGTTCTTGTTATTCCCTGGGTCCCGTATGAAGAGGAAGAAGATGAGCAACATTTTGATCATTGA
- a CDS encoding response regulator transcription factor — MSNILIIEDEPGLQMTLEDRLRVEGYEVTLAGDGLRGEAAALTGQHDLIILDIMLPGRDGFSVCSRLRKAGINTPVLMLTARGSDIDIVAGLRQGADDYMAKPFDMNVLLARVEALLRRATMASSALAEEGEQPRYQFGTFLLDLDKRELYLDDDPVLLSAQEYRLLEYLVRRPNKVLSRDQIMDEVWSYSSEATSRTVDVHVAKLRQKLGETAIPRHILTIRGRGYKFIP; from the coding sequence ATGAGCAACATTTTGATCATTGAAGATGAGCCGGGTCTGCAGATGACCCTTGAAGACCGCCTGCGCGTCGAAGGATACGAGGTTACCCTTGCCGGTGATGGTCTGCGGGGAGAGGCCGCGGCTCTTACGGGACAGCACGATCTGATTATCCTGGATATTATGCTTCCGGGAAGAGACGGTTTTAGTGTTTGTTCAAGGCTCCGAAAGGCGGGCATTAACACTCCCGTGTTGATGCTTACGGCCAGAGGCAGCGATATCGACATTGTTGCCGGCCTCAGACAGGGAGCCGACGACTATATGGCGAAACCCTTTGACATGAATGTCCTCCTTGCCAGGGTTGAGGCGCTTTTGCGGCGTGCGACCATGGCCTCTTCAGCCTTGGCCGAAGAGGGTGAGCAGCCAAGATACCAGTTTGGCACCTTTCTGCTCGATCTCGATAAAAGAGAGCTCTATCTTGATGATGATCCTGTTCTATTGAGTGCCCAGGAGTATCGACTCTTGGAGTATCTGGTACGGCGGCCGAATAAGGTGCTTTCAAGGGACCAAATCATGGATGAGGTCTGGAGTTATTCTTCCGAGGCCACCAGCCGGACCGTTGATGTTCATGTTGCTAAGCTGCGGCAGAAGCTTGGTGAAACCGCCATCCCCCGTCATATTCTGACCATACGCGGGAGAGGATATAAATTCATTCCCTAA
- a CDS encoding class I SAM-dependent methyltransferase, with the protein MEDDRRERWNSRYRNGNNHHKEASPIFLKETAPLQPGKALDLAAGTGHNAMALASRGWEVTAVDFSDVAIEAGKAMAEEAGLSIHGVIADVRSYDPAPQSFDLVTICYFHPGTELLALVLQKAQKALKHEGTLLVIGHDATNTLGGPQDPELLYTPQKLTTLLAGMEIMKAESQRHPSGYDTDGAPVQVDCVVTAKKR; encoded by the coding sequence GTGGAAGATGACAGGAGAGAACGCTGGAACAGCCGATACCGCAACGGCAATAACCATCACAAAGAGGCAAGTCCCATTTTCTTGAAAGAGACGGCACCGTTACAGCCGGGCAAAGCGCTGGATCTGGCAGCAGGAACAGGGCACAATGCAATGGCTCTGGCATCCCGGGGATGGGAAGTTACCGCTGTCGATTTCTCCGATGTTGCAATTGAAGCGGGAAAAGCAATGGCGGAGGAAGCCGGTCTTTCCATCCATGGGGTGATAGCGGATGTGAGGAGCTACGATCCCGCGCCCCAGAGCTTCGATCTGGTCACCATATGCTATTTCCACCCCGGCACGGAGCTGCTTGCCCTTGTTTTACAGAAGGCGCAGAAGGCCCTCAAGCATGAGGGTACCTTACTTGTGATCGGCCATGATGCGACAAACACGCTGGGTGGGCCGCAAGATCCGGAACTCCTCTATACGCCTCAAAAGCTCACGACGCTTCTCGCGGGGATGGAGATCATGAAGGCCGAAAGCCAACGGCATCCATCAGGGTATGATACCGATGGGGCGCCTGTGCAGGTGGATTGCGTCGTTACGGCAAAAAAGCGATAG
- a CDS encoding YehS family protein encodes MDNNDILRRVRYIINGDDKEMTEVLALGGYTMSTEDMANLLARDDEPGFLPCRDEVLVRFLDGLILKRRGPSDKPAPRNLSIIPDNNLVLKKLRIAFNLQEEAMLDTFHKAGFDITKSELSAFFRKRGSRQYRACGDQALRRFLKGLSIKD; translated from the coding sequence GTGGATAATAACGATATTTTACGAAGGGTTCGATATATCATCAATGGCGACGATAAAGAGATGACGGAAGTGCTGGCGCTGGGCGGATATACAATGTCCACCGAAGATATGGCGAACCTTCTGGCAAGAGACGATGAGCCAGGCTTTCTGCCGTGCAGGGATGAGGTACTTGTACGCTTTCTGGACGGGCTTATCCTGAAAAGAAGGGGCCCCTCCGATAAACCGGCCCCCCGGAACCTTTCTATTATTCCCGACAACAATCTTGTCCTCAAAAAGTTGCGCATAGCCTTTAATTTGCAGGAAGAAGCAATGCTGGATACCTTTCACAAGGCCGGATTCGACATCACGAAATCAGAGTTGTCCGCCTTTTTTCGCAAAAGAGGCAGCCGGCAGTACCGCGCCTGCGGGGACCAGGCCTTACGACGGTTTTTAAAGGGCCTTTCTATAAAGGATTAG
- the otnC gene encoding 3-oxo-tetronate 4-phosphate decarboxylase, with product MNEEQLRMEMVRIGKSLFDRGYAVGGAGNISARIDGESIIATPSGSSFGRLSAGELSVVDMTGKLLSGPRPSKEIQFHLSLYRGDQECGAVLHLHSTWSTLLACRNDINPDEVIHPFTPYYVMKIGTLPLIPYYPPGDIGIARELAAYAGRHTAFLLQNHGPVVTGKSLSEAGDTMEELEETAKLSYLLEGSKVRYLSSGEIAALKKGR from the coding sequence ATGAACGAAGAACAGCTGAGGATGGAGATGGTACGTATCGGGAAATCTCTTTTTGATAGAGGGTATGCCGTCGGAGGAGCCGGGAATATCTCGGCTCGTATCGACGGGGAAAGCATCATTGCAACCCCTTCCGGCTCCAGCTTCGGGCGCCTATCCGCCGGGGAGCTTTCCGTTGTCGACATGACCGGTAAGCTTCTTTCCGGCCCGCGTCCCTCCAAAGAGATACAATTTCACCTGTCCCTCTATCGGGGAGATCAGGAGTGCGGTGCCGTGCTTCACCTCCATTCTACCTGGAGTACCTTGCTTGCCTGTAGAAATGACATTAATCCTGACGAGGTCATACACCCCTTCACCCCATACTACGTCATGAAAATCGGCACATTGCCGCTGATCCCCTATTATCCTCCCGGGGATATCGGAATTGCCAGAGAACTGGCGGCATATGCAGGAAGGCATACAGCCTTTCTTCTTCAAAACCACGGTCCGGTGGTGACGGGAAAGAGCCTGTCCGAGGCAGGCGACACCATGGAAGAACTCGAAGAAACGGCAAAGCTTTCCTACCTGCTGGAGGGAAGCAAGGTCCGTTACCTCAGCTCCGGAGAAATCGCAGCCCTGAAGAAAGGAAGATAG
- the otnK gene encoding 3-oxo-tetronate kinase: MNIGVIADDFTGATDIAGFLVTNGIRTIQTTGIPDERFEAEAEAYVISLKSRSCPAEEAVHLSLEALHWLRDKGCEQIFFKYCSTFDSTTKGNIGPVTDALLDEMGEEFTILCPALPVNGRTLYRGYLFVGNQLLSESGMQHHPVTPMRDSNIARLMEQQSRGKAGNVYVEVLDKGPSALKRELLSLKEKGIRYAVMDTLNQGHLDTIGAAVADLPLVTGGSGLAAGIARNLHKEGEKRSAGEAGRPKKGATVIIAGSCSKATNRQVARYREKAPSQFIDALRCRTDAGYLDELYAWTTAAIEDGATPLLYATKQASELEKPAYASQDVGRAIEELFGKLASRLLGAGVKNFIVAGGETAGKVVQSLGLSAFFIGPQIDPGVPWVRAVGQELYLALKSGNFGSDDFFVKAQEFFV, from the coding sequence ATGAACATAGGTGTTATTGCCGACGATTTTACCGGCGCAACCGACATAGCGGGATTTTTGGTAACGAACGGGATCAGAACGATTCAGACGACGGGTATTCCAGACGAAAGGTTCGAGGCTGAGGCCGAAGCCTATGTCATCAGCCTCAAATCGAGATCATGTCCCGCCGAAGAGGCTGTACACCTTTCCCTCGAAGCCCTTCACTGGCTTCGTGACAAGGGATGCGAACAAATTTTCTTCAAATACTGCTCAACCTTCGACAGCACTACAAAGGGAAATATCGGGCCGGTAACCGACGCCCTCCTTGATGAGATGGGAGAGGAGTTCACCATTCTCTGTCCTGCCCTTCCCGTCAACGGACGTACCCTCTATCGCGGTTACCTCTTTGTCGGAAACCAGCTGCTCAGCGAATCGGGAATGCAGCATCACCCCGTCACTCCCATGAGGGATTCGAATATTGCCCGTCTCATGGAACAGCAATCAAGAGGAAAGGCGGGGAATGTATATGTTGAGGTTCTCGACAAGGGGCCCAGCGCCTTGAAACGGGAGCTTCTATCGCTAAAAGAAAAGGGAATCCGCTATGCGGTCATGGACACGCTCAATCAGGGGCACCTCGACACCATAGGAGCGGCCGTCGCCGACCTTCCCCTGGTTACCGGTGGATCGGGGCTTGCCGCAGGGATAGCCCGCAACCTACATAAAGAAGGAGAAAAGCGTTCGGCAGGAGAAGCGGGGCGTCCGAAAAAAGGGGCGACGGTGATTATCGCAGGATCCTGTTCCAAGGCGACGAACCGGCAGGTTGCCCGGTATCGGGAAAAGGCCCCTTCGCAGTTTATCGATGCACTTCGCTGCAGAACAGACGCAGGCTACCTCGACGAACTTTACGCCTGGACGACAGCAGCCATCGAGGATGGTGCAACACCCCTGCTATACGCCACGAAGCAGGCAAGCGAACTTGAAAAGCCGGCATATGCCTCCCAGGATGTGGGAAGGGCCATCGAAGAGCTTTTCGGAAAACTTGCAAGCAGGCTTCTCGGAGCCGGGGTAAAGAATTTTATTGTTGCTGGAGGAGAAACGGCTGGTAAGGTGGTACAAAGCCTTGGTCTTTCGGCCTTTTTCATCGGCCCTCAGATCGATCCCGGGGTTCCCTGGGTCAGGGCCGTCGGTCAGGAGCTCTACCTTGCACTGAAGTCGGGCAATTTCGGCAGTGATGATTTCTTTGTAAAAGCCCAGGAGTTTTTTGTATGA
- a CDS encoding tripartite tricarboxylate transporter permease: MNNFDLLLHGLNTALSLNNLLVAGIGAFLGIIVGAMPGIGAVTGVSLLLPMTFKMNPTTAIIMLAGIYYGNMYGGSYSAILLNIPGDSPAVMTAMAGYPLSRQGKGGKALFTANIASFFGGTIGIIALTVFGPVIANFGLKFGPAEIASLIFLALTSIGWLLGEDFLKGIIATSLGILLSTIGMDLLSDGSPRFTFGSINLLSGISFIPLVIGMFGITQVMDLMSGKNDDSLTDGRRLTIRESILNKKELKRISLPILKSSILGNFVGFLPGAGGTTGSFLAYILEKKTGKNKNMDQGAIEGVAASESANNASAVGAFAPLLSLGIPGSATSAVLLGGLMMWGLQPGPLLFSEQPDFVWGLIGSMYIGNLICVIAGLAIIPFLMSILRIPRGIIAPMIVVICIVGSYSVNNSMFDVWFMIGAGAVAYILKKNNYPIAPALLSFVLATRFERSIRQAFSISHGSALIFIQKPISAVLLALTLLFLCSPLLLKLVHKGSKR; this comes from the coding sequence ATGAATAACTTCGATCTGCTTTTGCACGGCCTCAACACGGCCCTGTCTCTTAATAATCTGCTGGTTGCCGGAATCGGGGCCTTTCTCGGTATCATCGTCGGTGCAATGCCCGGCATCGGTGCGGTAACGGGTGTCTCACTTCTTCTTCCCATGACCTTTAAGATGAACCCAACCACGGCAATTATCATGCTCGCAGGTATCTACTACGGCAACATGTACGGTGGCTCATACAGTGCAATACTTTTGAACATCCCGGGAGATTCCCCGGCGGTCATGACCGCAATGGCGGGCTACCCCCTCAGCCGCCAGGGCAAGGGAGGGAAAGCCCTTTTCACCGCAAACATCGCCTCCTTTTTCGGAGGGACCATCGGAATCATCGCCCTTACGGTCTTCGGTCCGGTCATTGCCAACTTTGGTCTCAAATTCGGCCCTGCGGAGATTGCCTCCCTTATTTTTCTGGCACTCACATCCATCGGGTGGCTTTTGGGAGAAGACTTTCTCAAAGGAATCATAGCCACGAGCCTCGGCATTCTCCTTTCAACCATCGGCATGGACCTTTTGTCCGACGGGTCCCCCCGCTTTACCTTCGGCAGCATTAATCTTTTAAGCGGGATATCCTTCATTCCCCTTGTCATCGGCATGTTCGGCATTACCCAGGTGATGGATTTAATGTCGGGGAAAAACGACGACAGTCTTACCGACGGACGAAGATTGACCATCAGGGAAAGCATTCTTAATAAGAAAGAACTCAAACGGATCTCACTGCCCATACTCAAAAGTTCGATCCTCGGCAATTTTGTCGGCTTTCTTCCCGGCGCAGGAGGAACGACCGGTTCCTTTCTGGCGTATATCCTGGAAAAGAAGACCGGCAAAAATAAGAATATGGACCAGGGCGCCATCGAGGGGGTTGCGGCTTCGGAATCGGCCAACAACGCCTCGGCTGTCGGGGCCTTTGCTCCCCTGCTTTCCCTGGGAATTCCGGGATCGGCGACCTCGGCCGTTCTGCTCGGAGGGCTGATGATGTGGGGGCTTCAACCCGGTCCGCTCCTCTTTTCCGAACAGCCTGACTTCGTCTGGGGCCTTATCGGCTCCATGTATATCGGAAACCTGATCTGTGTGATTGCTGGCCTTGCCATCATTCCCTTTCTCATGTCGATTCTCCGTATACCGAGGGGAATCATCGCCCCGATGATTGTCGTTATTTGTATCGTCGGATCCTATTCGGTGAATAACAGCATGTTCGATGTGTGGTTCATGATAGGAGCGGGAGCGGTTGCCTATATTTTAAAGAAGAACAATTATCCAATAGCGCCCGCCCTTCTCTCCTTTGTTCTGGCAACACGGTTTGAGCGTTCCATACGGCAGGCTTTTTCAATATCACATGGAAGTGCGCTCATTTTTATTCAGAAACCGATATCGGCGGTGCTCCTTGCCCTGACCCTCCTTTTCCTCTGTTCCCCTCTGCTGCTGAAACTGGTCCATAAAGGAAGCAAACGATGA
- a CDS encoding tripartite tricarboxylate transporter TctB family protein — protein sequence MDLVISVIIIAISAFWIDQGITRYGFWPDGIPGGGFIPVLFGIVALIASVAVIALRKRKHEQPAPVDYTAFIPIGAGVVGIVFIQTLGISLAVFFLMFLWMKFLSKYSFLKSIGVSLAFTLFIFGVFRVWLRVPFPSGLFHLM from the coding sequence ATGGATCTCGTAATTTCGGTAATCATAATAGCTATCTCGGCCTTTTGGATAGATCAAGGGATAACCCGATACGGATTTTGGCCCGACGGCATTCCAGGCGGAGGTTTTATCCCTGTTCTCTTCGGTATCGTCGCTCTTATCGCTTCCGTTGCGGTGATAGCGCTTCGCAAAAGAAAACATGAACAGCCAGCCCCCGTCGACTACACGGCATTTATTCCCATCGGTGCAGGCGTGGTCGGTATTGTGTTCATTCAGACCCTTGGAATTTCCCTTGCGGTATTTTTTTTGATGTTCCTCTGGATGAAGTTTCTCAGCAAATATTCGTTTCTTAAATCCATTGGGGTCAGCTTAGCTTTTACGCTCTTTATCTTCGGTGTCTTTCGTGTATGGCTCAGGGTTCCATTCCCCTCAGGCCTCTTTCATCTGATGTGA
- a CDS encoding Bug family tripartite tricarboxylate transporter substrate binding protein, whose protein sequence is MKKAMFMLTVTVLLTASLFANGTPEGDGGAAIYPDNVVEFVVPASAGGGSDTLARLILEIIHENNLVDGTMVIVNKPGGASAAGHAYIMGKKDGNYTIFTMNAAHALAARANKSIQDREFTPIANLAMDNVLLVAKADGPYKDFQGALKAIKEHPESILVGIADNLDKLCVAQINMETETEFSTVYFDGAGEIATALLGDHIQLGIFNPNECLGQIQAGTMVALAAFSTDRLEAPLDTVPTFAELGYPNIEFQMFRSIMGGPGMSPEVQQYWSDVMQKVTETETWKNNYIRKNGLEAKFMPADEYAEYHERMAERLYQMGNIIGLFK, encoded by the coding sequence GCTGACAGTAACAGTTTTGCTGACGGCAAGTCTATTTGCAAACGGAACACCGGAAGGCGATGGAGGAGCGGCGATCTATCCGGACAATGTCGTGGAATTCGTGGTACCGGCAAGTGCCGGCGGCGGTAGCGACACGCTGGCCCGTTTGATTCTTGAAATCATTCATGAAAACAATCTGGTGGATGGAACCATGGTCATCGTCAATAAGCCTGGTGGGGCAAGTGCGGCAGGCCATGCCTATATCATGGGGAAGAAAGACGGCAACTATACGATTTTCACCATGAATGCGGCGCATGCCCTGGCGGCACGGGCAAACAAATCCATTCAGGACAGGGAGTTTACACCAATCGCGAACCTTGCAATGGATAATGTCCTTCTTGTTGCAAAGGCCGACGGCCCGTACAAGGATTTCCAAGGCGCCTTGAAGGCTATCAAGGAACATCCGGAAAGTATTCTGGTTGGAATTGCCGACAATCTCGATAAACTCTGCGTCGCACAAATCAACATGGAAACAGAAACCGAATTTTCAACGGTATATTTCGACGGGGCGGGCGAAATCGCAACGGCCCTTCTCGGCGATCATATCCAGCTTGGCATCTTCAATCCGAATGAATGCCTTGGTCAGATCCAGGCGGGTACCATGGTTGCCCTTGCCGCCTTCTCCACCGATCGGCTTGAAGCCCCCCTCGACACTGTGCCTACCTTTGCAGAACTGGGATATCCGAATATCGAGTTTCAGATGTTCAGATCGATTATGGGTGGGCCTGGAATGAGTCCCGAGGTACAGCAGTACTGGAGTGATGTTATGCAGAAAGTAACCGAAACCGAGACCTGGAAGAACAACTACATCAGGAAAAACGGTCTGGAAGCAAAATTTATGCCTGCTGACGAATATGCCGAATACCATGAAAGAATGGCGGAGCGGCTGTATCAAATGGGCAATATCATCGGTTTGTTCAAGTAG